A section of the Pleuronectes platessa chromosome 7, fPlePla1.1, whole genome shotgun sequence genome encodes:
- the LOC128444626 gene encoding eukaryotic translation initiation factor 4 gamma 1-like, with protein MIPTHVGFLGAASYESVSCVTANFQAFVTDLSHEDLDVEENLQEMVELIFKRAVKKPDSAAVFAELCQHLSEVEFQSLSDWSASVSFRSLLVKHCQAEFMKNLDKEGIHQESWSCLKPVQDVRVTDRLREEQQNAKPSGRFLNMLRFIGQLFLSKVLAEKSMHCCIRRLLQKGDGPSLEGLCQLLQMIQQDLEVVTEKEVMDTYYNQLDHMAEKGKRAPRLSLLLRETVDARKMAYSTPH; from the exons atgatcccaacacACGTGGGGtttctcggcgctgcctcctacgagtccgtcagctgcgtcACTGCAAACTTTCAAGCCTtcgtgacggatctgagtcacgaggacttGGACGTTGAGGAGaacctgcaggaaatggttgagctcattttcaagagggccgtgaagaaaccagactctgctgcagtcttcgcggaGCTGTGTCAACACCTCTCAGAA gtggagttcCAGTCcctgtccgactggtcagccagcgtctccttcaggtctctgctggttaaacactgccaggcagaatTCATGAAGAACTTGGACAAGGAGGGCATTCATCAAGAGAGTTGGTCCTGCCTGAAGCCAGTCCAGGACGTGAGGGTcaccgaccggctgagggaagagcaacagaaCGCCAAACCTTCCGGTCGCTTCCTTAACATGCTGAGGTTTATTGGgcagctgttcctctccaaggtgctggcagagaaatccatgcactgctgcatcaggaggctgttgcagaaaggagacgggccgtctcttgagggcctctgtcagctcctccagatgatccagcaggacctggaggtggtgacgGAAAAGGAAGTTATGGacacctactataaccagctggaccatatggcagagaaagggaagagggcaccaaggctctcccttttgttgaggGAAACAGTGGATGCCAGGAAGATGGCATACTCcaccccccactaa